The following is a genomic window from Sphingorhabdus sp. Alg231-15.
CGAGCAATTGCTCGTCATCACTCGTGGCAAGGTCGGTCACAAAGCCCGCATAGATACCGTCCTTGTTCTGCCAGTTCTCGCCGGGACTAGATCCGCCGCGTAACTCAACTGTTGGAAAGCTATGTCTCTCGGCAAAATCCCATATTGCATCGGCCAGCATTTGAGTTGCCTGATCGCTTGTGCTCAGCACGCCTCCGCCGACAGCGAAGCCCGATGAGACTAATGCGCGTCCGAATAACGCAGAATGGATCAGATGCATTGGCAACAGAGCCTCGATATCGCCTTGGCTGTTCTCCGCTAACATGTAACACCATTCATGCCCGCAAGCCTTAGAAACGGCCCGCATCCAGGCTGGTCGATGGAAAGCGGTGCCCTGAACATGTTCTTGGACAAACTTGTCAATGCGCGCCAGTTCGTTCGGATCGTCCTGATCCAAAACACGAACGTCTAACGCCTTGAGTGAGAAAGGCATGTTCATTGCGCTAGCTCCGCCTCCAAAGAGGCGAGTTCATCCACTCTTCCCCAACGGAAATCTCTACCGACACGGACAAGTTTGGAACGCATGATTCCCAGATTGGTATAATGACGCAGCTTCGACTTGAGCGGCGCATTGCCAACCCGTGGTTGCTGCGGGTCAATTTCCCAAGGGTGGAAATAGAAGATTGCACCACGTCCGTCATCCTTGTGCATCTTACGAATAGCTCGATCATAGAGCACGTATGGCAGCAGCCGAAAAAACCCGCCGCCTCCTGATGCCAGAACCCGATTCCCGACTTTTACCGTCGTAACCGGCAACTCTATCAAATCCGATCCTGCCACCGGCTTCCAGGCAAAACGCGGTGAGCCTGCCCAACCATAATGATCATGCCTGATCGGCGCGACACTGGATGAATAAAGATACCCCTGCTCGGCCAATATCTCATGTGCCCATGGTGTGCGTTCGTCGATGGAGAAGCTTGGCGCACGATATCCGGTCACAGCTCGTCCGCACGTGTCTTCGAGGATTTTCCGGCTGTGCTTCAGATCATCTCGAAATTGCTCCGCAGTCATTGTAAAAACGCGCGCATGATCATAGCCGTGACTGGCGACCTCATGCCCCGCTTCAACGATGCGTTGCATCAACTTGGGATAACGTTCTGCTACCCAGCCGAGCGTAAAAAAAGTTGCCTTGATTCCGACTTCTTCGAAAAGATCGAGAACCGCATTGCTATTGCGTTCAACACGATGTTCCAAGCCGTCCCAATCGGCACGATCGATGACCGTTTCAAAGGCTCCGACCTGAAACCAGTCTTCGATATCCACCGACATAGCATTGAGCAAAGCATTTGCTTTTCTCGCCTTTTCTATGGGTTCAGGCCGCGCGTCCTGCATTGACATAGCTTTCCTTGCTTCGGATGTCGCTTTCGACCCAGTCGACAAGCATCGTCAATACACGATGCAGACTTTCGTCCTGATTATCCATACGGGATTCAATCGCAGCTAGCCTTTTGGATATGATCCCCATGCTGTCTGCTGTTGCATCGTCTGATACAGGCTGGGCAACCGGTGATGGATTTACAGCGACGGGCTCTTCAACCTCCTGCACAGGAACGCTATCCGCATGTCTGAAAGGCAGAACTTCATGATCATCTGACGCTTCCTCAGAACTGCTTGTTAGTGCGCTTTGCAATTCCGCATCAGCAACTGGCGCTGCAGGCGTAAACTCTTCTGGAACCGAAACCAGTTCGGGTTCGACCTGCTTTTCGGCCGCACGAGCAGGTTTCTCCCACAACGGGCTTTTTGCAGTCGCTGGATCAAATTCAATCTCAGGCTCGACAATGTCGACTTCTTCCCCGTTCAGGTCGGCGAGTACCCGGCCAACCAAAGCTTGATCAATAAGCTCAGCATGCTCGACAGCTCCCATAAGCAAGACACGGCTCATCAGCGTATTGATCTTGCGCGGCACACCTCCGGTTTCACTATAGAGCAAAGAGAAGACATCGGATGTGATTTTGGGACGCCCAGACCAACCGCTCTTCGCTAGTCGGTGCGTAATATAGGGCTCAATTTCATGCGCTTCCATCGGTTCAAGATGATGGTTGGCAATCACCCGCTGGCGTAGCTGCTCCAGTCGATCAGAGCCTTGTAACAGGTCTCGGAATTCAGGCTGGCCGAGAAGGAATATCTGCAGCAATGCCTGCCCGCCTAATTGGAAGTTGGACAACATCCGCAGCTCTTCCAGAGCGCTGGTAGGCAGATTTTGCGATTCATCAACGATCAGCAAACACCGCCGTCCCGCACGCGCTTCACTGTGCAGAAATTCTTCAAAAGCACTGAGCAGTTGCGCCTTGTCCATGCCTTCGGTTTCAATATCGAAGTTGTTCGCAACGACGCGCACAATATCCTTACTGTCCAAAGCAGTGGTCACAACATTCGCTGCGGCCAATCGCTCGCGATCGATGGTTGCCATCAAATGACTGACCAAAGTCGTTTTGCCGGCACCGACATCACCCGTGATGACAATGAAACCTTCACCCTGCGCAAGACCATAGCCCAGGTAAGACAAAGCCTTTCGGTGGGTCAGGCTTTCAAAATAATAATGCGGATCCGGGGTCAGCTGGAATGGCCGACTTTTCAATCCATAAAATTCTTCATACATACTGGTATCTCCCACCTACTCTTGCGGTGATGTGTTTAAAATTCATATTGTAGTCCGAGCAGCGCAGAGGCTGTAAGTTCGCTATCAAAACCATCCTGTTGAAAGCTATCCAAGCCAACCGCTGCAGTACCGGTCAGACCTGGTATGATCTGACGATAATAGGCCGCATTTGCGCCCAGAGCGAGCACATTGGGCGCGCCTGCAAAACCACTATCCAGAAGGTTTGCGTAGACATTGGTATCAAAGCTGGAGCGGGCATCAATCTGGCGGCCAATTGACAGGTTGGCATAGTAGTTTTCGTCCACCAGCCCATCGACACTTGATAATCCGCCCAGTTGTGAAGCGAAGAAACGACGGCGCGAATAGCCTGCCGCTACCGCAGTATTCCATCCATTATAACCATATGCGAGTTGGGCATTCACACCGCGCGCGCGAAACGAAGAAGACGCTGCCGATTGCAGAGCATCATTGAAACACAGGCTACTCGTCTGGCCAAAAGCACATCCATTAAGTTCGCCACTTAGCGGATTGCGGCTGCTGGAAAAACTGGTCCCCAATGACGCCAGGTTGTCGTTCAGCAAATTACCAAAGCCCGACACAGTGTCATAGACCGACACATTCAGCGATGTGTTCTCGTTCGGTTGATAGCCAAGGCTACCAGCATAGGTCGTGCTGCCATAGCGGCGTCCGACACGCGCCTCGAGAGAGGTCCGCCGGCTAGGACGCCACAGCACACCAGCATCCCAAATCAGTCCGTCTTCATCATAAGACAGCAGGCGAGGAGACGCTTCATCAGTCACCAAGCGGCCGTCATTGTCGACCACTGGATCGCCGTTAACATCCCGCAGCGCATCGCGTTCGGAAATTTCAATATCTTCATAACCAACACCGCCGACAAGCGCGACCGTTGGCGTCACCGGAACCGTTACATCGGCGCGAACATATTTGCCCTCGAAACGCTGATCCAATTGCCCGGCATCTTCACGTTCATAACCTGCACCGACAGACCAACCAAACGGCAGATCACCCGGACTCATGCCAACGCTGGCGCTAGCCGAATGGCTGACTGAGTCGTCGAAAATATCAATCGGCAACTGACCAGGCGGCAATATACCGGTATCTTCACTTTCAACCTTTGTATACCCAACGCGGTAGTTGGCATTCACATCCAGTGCGCCGATATTTGTCGATAAGGATGGCCCAGCATATACCGAATAGACTTGGGTTACATTGTCTATGTTGCCAACCGTATTGGACGGCGCTTCACCGCGAATATCGATACGGCTGCGTGTTGCAATACCGCCGGCCTCGAGTGCCAACACATTGGGAACAACCTGAACACTACCCCGAGCCAGGCCGCTCAATATGTCATCGTCGCCGATGTCATCTTCATAGAAGAAACGCCGCTCATAGCGCAAATTGACCTGTGCTTCCGCCTGGCGAGTCTGAATGGAAGTTTCAATACCTGCAGCAACAGTCGTATAAGTCAGAACGTCTGAACCGTTTTTCAGATCGGCCACCAGAACCTGCTGAACTTCCAGATAGGGCGTTACTTCAACATTACGATCCTTGGCTTGCGCTGGCTGTACAGCCACAATCATCAGCGGCGAAAACAGCGCCCCGAATTTCAACATACGCATGGGTTTACGGCTGGTCACTGTTACTCTCCATATCCATAATAGGATCCAAAGCTCCGACCTGTCGGCGAGAATTTCGTGCCGTTCAGGAGCAATTGGATATTGTCGCAGCCGGCCATCAGGCTAAGCGCGTCGCGCAAGGCTGTTTCAGTTGTTTCGTCTGCTTTCACGATCATCACGACCTGCCCGACATGAGTCGCAAGCACCGATGCCGGTGATGCCGACAAAGCAGGCGGGGAATCAAAAATAACAATCCGGTTGGGGTTATGCTGGGTCAACCGATTGAGCACTTCCTGTGTACGAGAAGAAGCGAGATATTCGGTGTCCGCGTTAGTCTGTTCACCCGCTGGTAAAATGGCAAGACCGGCAATGTCAGTGTGGATAATGCACTGTTCAACTGGCAATTGCGGATCGGCCAGCGCATCCATTAATCCCTTGCTGCCTTCCAGGCCAAGGCTGGACAATATGCTCGGTTTGGCAAAATCCGCATCGACCAGCAGCACTTCATTGTCTTTCTCCGCAGCAATCGAGAGTGCGAGATTCAATGCGCAAAAAGTCTTACCCTCATTTGGATGAGCGGAACAAATCAAGATGCGCTCACCATGAGGCAATGCAGCCTGTTTGCTTGTGCCCTTGGCGGCCATCAGTAGTTGACGTTTAATGATACGGAATTCTTCGGAAATGCCCGTAACCGGACCATCAGGCACAACGAAACCAGCTTCCCGCAATTTATCGCGATCAACGATGACCCGCGGTCCATCATAAACAGGCTGGTTTCGGGACGGTGTCCGTACGACCTGCTGCTTCTTAGCTTCCGGCGCTAGTATCTCGGGTCCGTAATTTTGTTCAGGACCTCCCGTCTTAGAAGGAACATAGTCATAGATCTGTGCTGCGCGTTCCAGCAGAGAACTTGATTTATTGAGGGGATTATACTTGTTCATGTTCTCTCCTCAAGCCACCATGCCGCGCTGGATAAATTCCACGACCATCAACAGCGCAAAAACACCAAACAAGGCGCCGCCCGCGCTGTAAAACAACCGCATTTTCTTTTGCCGGATGACACGCTGACCACTGGTCAAGATCTGGGACACCGATCCGATGACAGGCAATCCACTGGCTTTTTCCAGTTTTGCCGATGTCGGGTAGCTGGTCTGCAACTGCCCCATGGCGAAGGATGCGCCGACACCGCCACCAATGCCTACAAACAACACCATCGCCAGCAAAAGAGGCCGGTTGGGTGCTGCAGGTGAGCGTGGACTAGACGGGGGATCGATAACCTTGAACTTAACCGAGTCCGTTTCTGATTCGACCTGTCCGCGCAACTTGATCTGCTCACGATCCTGGAGCATTTTGTCATATTGAGATTTCAACACGTCATAGTCGCGATTAATCCGCGCCATCTCTGCTGCAACACCAGGTTCCAGCGACTGTTTTGATGCCAGCTGAGCCATGTCAGCCTGGATGGCATTCTTACGGGCCTGGAGCGCGGCAACCGATGCCTGGCGTTCGGCTCGCATGCTTTGCAACGAACTATAGGCAGGATTTGGTGTACGATAGCCCGAACCGCCTGAACCTTTGGGTTGTGCGGCAACCTGCGCCCGAAGGGCTGCAATCTGGCTCTTCATCGCAATGATATCGGGATGACTGTCGGTCCATCCTCGTGCGCGCGCAGAGGCCAATTGCCCTTGCGCCTGCGCCAATTGTCCGCGTGCGCCTCCGCCGGAACTGGCTCCACCAAATCCGGGTGTTGCAATGGTTGGCGGTGTTCCTGCAAGCTGGCCGTTGAGCGCCGCCAGAGAACTGGAAGCCGAAGCCAGTTGTGATTCAATCTGGCTGAGTTCTGCTCGAGAGGCTTCGATCCGCTGACTGATGGACCCGACCCCAGGCAATAGTCCCAGATTTTCTGTCTCGAACTCGACCCGTTTTTGCTCAGCTTCTTGCAAAGCTTTCTCTCTATTTGCGAGTTGTGCATCAAGAAATTTCAGTGTCTGACTGGTTTCGTCCCGGTCGCCGGAAAGGTTTTCTTCCACGAAGATGTCGATCATCTTCTGCACAATTTCACGGGACAGAACCGCATTTTCAGCATCCGATAGATTGCCCACAGACGCTGTCGCTGTAATCTCGAAAAGATTGTCCTTTTCCGATTTAATCTCGATATTCTTGCGAAGCATCTCGACCTTGCCGGCCAATTCGCGATCGCTAGCAACCGAGAGGTTC
Proteins encoded in this region:
- a CDS encoding XrtA system polysaccharide chain length determinant, which encodes MNGLYDEFRVAVHSVWNRRWLALAVAWGICLLGWLVVALIPNSYESKARVFVEMQSILSDKVGIESRDRKRNMDRVQETLASTINLEKVVRGTDLNLSVASDRELAGKVEMLRKNIEIKSEKDNLFEITATASVGNLSDAENAVLSREIVQKMIDIFVEENLSGDRDETSQTLKFLDAQLANREKALQEAEQKRVEFETENLGLLPGVGSISQRIEASRAELSQIESQLASASSSLAALNGQLAGTPPTIATPGFGGASSGGGARGQLAQAQGQLASARARGWTDSHPDIIAMKSQIAALRAQVAAQPKGSGGSGYRTPNPAYSSLQSMRAERQASVAALQARKNAIQADMAQLASKQSLEPGVAAEMARINRDYDVLKSQYDKMLQDREQIKLRGQVESETDSVKFKVIDPPSSPRSPAAPNRPLLLAMVLFVGIGGGVGASFAMGQLQTSYPTSAKLEKASGLPVIGSVSQILTSGQRVIRQKKMRLFYSAGGALFGVFALLMVVEFIQRGMVA
- a CDS encoding XrtA system polysaccharide deacetylase; this encodes MQDARPEPIEKARKANALLNAMSVDIEDWFQVGAFETVIDRADWDGLEHRVERNSNAVLDLFEEVGIKATFFTLGWVAERYPKLMQRIVEAGHEVASHGYDHARVFTMTAEQFRDDLKHSRKILEDTCGRAVTGYRAPSFSIDERTPWAHEILAEQGYLYSSSVAPIRHDHYGWAGSPRFAWKPVAGSDLIELPVTTVKVGNRVLASGGGGFFRLLPYVLYDRAIRKMHKDDGRGAIFYFHPWEIDPQQPRVGNAPLKSKLRHYTNLGIMRSKLVRVGRDFRWGRVDELASLEAELAQ
- a CDS encoding XrtA/PEP-CTERM system-associated ATPase codes for the protein MYEEFYGLKSRPFQLTPDPHYYFESLTHRKALSYLGYGLAQGEGFIVITGDVGAGKTTLVSHLMATIDRERLAAANVVTTALDSKDIVRVVANNFDIETEGMDKAQLLSAFEEFLHSEARAGRRCLLIVDESQNLPTSALEELRMLSNFQLGGQALLQIFLLGQPEFRDLLQGSDRLEQLRQRVIANHHLEPMEAHEIEPYITHRLAKSGWSGRPKITSDVFSLLYSETGGVPRKINTLMSRVLLMGAVEHAELIDQALVGRVLADLNGEEVDIVEPEIEFDPATAKSPLWEKPARAAEKQVEPELVSVPEEFTPAAPVADAELQSALTSSSEEASDDHEVLPFRHADSVPVQEVEEPVAVNPSPVAQPVSDDATADSMGIISKRLAAIESRMDNQDESLHRVLTMLVDWVESDIRSKESYVNAGRAA
- a CDS encoding AAA family ATPase gives rise to the protein MNKYNPLNKSSSLLERAAQIYDYVPSKTGGPEQNYGPEILAPEAKKQQVVRTPSRNQPVYDGPRVIVDRDKLREAGFVVPDGPVTGISEEFRIIKRQLLMAAKGTSKQAALPHGERILICSAHPNEGKTFCALNLALSIAAEKDNEVLLVDADFAKPSILSSLGLEGSKGLMDALADPQLPVEQCIIHTDIAGLAILPAGEQTNADTEYLASSRTQEVLNRLTQHNPNRIVIFDSPPALSASPASVLATHVGQVVMIVKADETTETALRDALSLMAGCDNIQLLLNGTKFSPTGRSFGSYYGYGE